The proteins below come from a single Saccharophagus degradans 2-40 genomic window:
- a CDS encoding sugar porter family MFS transporter, whose amino-acid sequence MTDSALPSGENKSFVILISCIATIGGFLFGFDSGVINGTVDGLVTSFGVTKTAVGVHVAFMLLGCAVGAAAAGRLADLYGRRAMLIVAAILFIVSAWGSGVATGIVEFDIYRLLGGLAVGAASVMAPAYISEVAPARYRGRLTTIQQVAIISGLTAAFLSNYVLAHTAGSSLEPFWMGIATWRWMFWIEIAPAAIFFFALMVIPESPRFLVASGKKDKALTVLTKLYGAQAAPGKVAEIDSSLDHDHKPRLSDLISKVTGKVRPIVWVGIGLATFQQLVGINVIFYYGSILWQSVGFSEDHALLINVVSGAVSIGAVVLSLVLVDKIGRKPLLWIGSAGMAVTLTLTAIAFATGTLDANGDLQLSDNMGILALVAANVYVIFFNMSWGPVMWVMLGEMFPNQIRGSGLAVAGLFQWGSNWAITMSFPALLAGLGLAVTYGFYALCAFISIIFVIKYVNETNGVELEDMEG is encoded by the coding sequence GACAGATTCAGCACTTCCCTCGGGGGAAAATAAATCGTTTGTAATTCTCATTAGTTGTATTGCAACTATTGGTGGGTTCCTGTTCGGCTTCGACAGCGGCGTAATTAATGGCACCGTTGATGGCCTAGTCACGTCATTTGGCGTAACAAAAACGGCAGTGGGTGTGCACGTTGCCTTTATGTTACTAGGTTGTGCCGTAGGTGCCGCAGCAGCCGGTCGCCTTGCCGATTTATACGGCCGCAGGGCAATGCTTATTGTTGCAGCCATATTATTTATTGTTTCTGCTTGGGGCTCGGGCGTAGCAACAGGCATTGTGGAATTTGATATTTATCGTCTACTTGGCGGTTTAGCCGTGGGCGCAGCCAGTGTTATGGCTCCAGCCTATATTAGTGAGGTAGCGCCAGCGCGATATCGCGGCAGGCTCACCACTATTCAGCAGGTTGCCATTATTAGTGGTTTAACCGCTGCATTTTTAAGTAACTATGTGCTTGCGCATACTGCAGGTTCTTCTTTAGAGCCTTTTTGGATGGGCATTGCCACGTGGCGCTGGATGTTTTGGATAGAAATTGCGCCGGCTGCTATCTTCTTTTTTGCACTTATGGTTATTCCAGAAAGCCCGCGCTTTCTTGTTGCCAGCGGCAAAAAAGACAAAGCACTTACTGTGTTAACTAAATTGTACGGCGCGCAAGCAGCCCCAGGTAAAGTTGCAGAAATTGACTCATCGTTAGATCACGACCACAAACCTCGCCTTTCCGATTTAATTAGTAAAGTTACTGGCAAGGTGCGCCCCATTGTTTGGGTGGGTATTGGTCTTGCTACCTTCCAGCAGCTTGTGGGCATTAACGTAATTTTTTATTACGGCTCTATTCTTTGGCAATCGGTGGGTTTCTCAGAAGATCACGCTCTGTTAATTAACGTTGTATCTGGTGCGGTAAGTATTGGCGCTGTGGTGTTATCACTTGTATTAGTAGATAAAATTGGCCGCAAGCCCCTATTGTGGATTGGCTCTGCGGGTATGGCTGTTACCCTTACCTTAACCGCAATTGCATTTGCCACGGGCACACTCGATGCGAATGGCGACCTACAACTAAGTGACAATATGGGCATTCTCGCCCTTGTGGCAGCCAACGTGTATGTTATTTTCTTTAACATGAGTTGGGGCCCTGTTATGTGGGTTATGTTGGGCGAAATGTTCCCCAACCAAATTCGCGGGTCTGGCTTGGCGGTTGCAGGTTTATTCCAATGGGGGTCTAACTGGGCCATCACCATGAGCTTCCCGGCCCTACTGGCTGGCTTGGGCTTAGCGGTTACCTACGGGTTCTACGCCTTGTGTGCCTTTATTTCTATCATCTTTGTTATTAAGTATGTAAACGAAACAAATGGTGTAGAGCTGGAAGATATGGAAGGCTAA
- a CDS encoding cellulase family glycosylhydrolase, whose product MLKHQFSKALRALGFGGAVFAASLMASQASALECEHSISNDWGAGFTGAMKVTNNDSSPITGWRVEWAYSGNVNIVNSWNASVTKGSNYVAVDAGWNGNLQPSQSTEFGLQGDGADRNVTIISCVAEGGSSSSSSSSSSSSSSSSSSSSTSSSSSSSSSTSSSSSSTSSSSSSTSSSSSSSSSSSSSGGNCVAMCNWYGENRPVCANQNTGWGWENNQSCIGANTCNDQWGDGGVVSSCGTSSSSSSSSSSSSTSSSSSSSSSTSSTSSSSSSSSSSGGLSAVEFSQQMGLGWNLGNSLEAIGGETAWGNPMVTQQLINSIKAAGFDTIRIPVAWSQFSDEANFVINSNWIARVEEVVNYALSADMYVVMNQHWDGGWMQPTYAQQEYVNNRLQIMWTQIANHFKDYDSRLLFAGTNEVMVEGDYGTPTFEYYTVQNSFNQTFVDAVRATGGANASRYLVVQGFNTNIDHTVNFAVVPTDPATNRLMMEVHYYDPYNFTLNTNSNITQWGVIATDPSVTETWANESYVDATFQKMKTNFVDQGIAVILGEYGVVSRANVAGHETYREYWNQYITQSAVDHGMVPIYWDNGYSGDGGMALFDRASGNQLYPNIINAIINAGN is encoded by the coding sequence ATGTTGAAACATCAATTCAGCAAAGCGCTGCGTGCGCTAGGCTTTGGTGGGGCTGTGTTTGCGGCATCGCTAATGGCTAGCCAAGCAAGTGCCCTTGAGTGTGAGCATTCAATCAGTAATGATTGGGGCGCCGGCTTTACCGGTGCAATGAAAGTTACCAATAATGACTCTAGCCCCATTACCGGTTGGCGGGTCGAATGGGCGTATAGCGGCAATGTAAATATTGTTAATTCGTGGAACGCCTCAGTAACAAAAGGCAGTAATTATGTTGCCGTAGATGCCGGATGGAATGGTAATTTACAGCCGAGCCAATCTACCGAATTTGGCTTACAGGGTGATGGCGCCGATAGAAATGTAACCATTATTAGTTGTGTTGCCGAAGGCGGATCATCTTCTAGTTCATCAAGTTCTTCCAGCTCCTCAAGTAGTTCTTCATCTAGCTCAAGTACTTCTTCATCGAGTAGCTCAAGTTCCTCGACGAGCTCTTCTTCTAGTTCGACTTCTAGCTCTTCTTCAAGCACCTCTTCTAGCTCATCGTCCAGTTCATCAAGCTCTTCTTCGGGCGGCAACTGTGTTGCAATGTGTAATTGGTACGGTGAAAACCGCCCTGTTTGTGCCAATCAAAATACTGGTTGGGGGTGGGAAAACAACCAAAGCTGTATAGGTGCAAACACCTGTAACGATCAATGGGGCGACGGGGGCGTGGTGTCCAGCTGTGGTACGTCTAGCTCTTCATCCAGTTCTTCGTCCAGTTCGTCTACCAGTTCATCCTCGTCTTCTAGCTCGAGCACCAGCTCTACAAGCAGCTCATCAAGCTCTAGTTCGTCGTCTGGTGGGTTAAGCGCGGTAGAGTTTTCGCAGCAAATGGGCTTGGGGTGGAATCTTGGAAACTCCCTAGAAGCGATTGGTGGCGAAACCGCGTGGGGCAACCCAATGGTTACGCAGCAATTAATTAACTCCATAAAAGCTGCTGGGTTCGACACTATTCGCATTCCGGTTGCGTGGAGCCAATTCTCGGACGAAGCTAATTTTGTTATCAATAGCAATTGGATTGCACGCGTAGAAGAAGTAGTGAACTACGCATTGAGCGCCGATATGTACGTGGTAATGAACCAACATTGGGACGGCGGTTGGATGCAGCCCACATATGCACAGCAAGAATATGTTAACAATCGCTTGCAAATTATGTGGACGCAAATAGCTAATCACTTTAAAGATTACGATAGTCGCTTACTGTTTGCAGGCACCAACGAAGTGATGGTGGAAGGCGATTACGGTACGCCCACCTTCGAATACTACACAGTACAAAATAGCTTTAACCAAACGTTTGTGGATGCTGTACGTGCAACCGGTGGCGCTAATGCTAGCCGTTACTTAGTGGTACAGGGGTTTAATACCAACATAGATCACACGGTGAACTTCGCGGTAGTGCCAACCGACCCGGCAACAAACAGGTTAATGATGGAAGTACACTATTACGACCCCTATAACTTTACGTTAAATACCAACAGCAACATTACTCAGTGGGGCGTAATTGCAACTGACCCTAGCGTTACCGAAACATGGGCGAATGAATCTTATGTGGATGCGACTTTCCAAAAAATGAAAACTAACTTCGTTGATCAAGGTATAGCGGTAATTTTAGGTGAGTACGGGGTTGTATCGCGCGCGAATGTGGCCGGGCACGAAACTTACCGAGAGTATTGGAACCAATACATTACTCAATCTGCGGTAGATCATGGAATGGTGCCTATTTATTGGGATAACGGTTATTCCGGTGATGGTGGTATGGCATTGTTTGATCGCGCCAGTGGCAATCAACTTTACCCCAATATTATTAACGCAATTATCAATGCCGGTAACTAA
- a CDS encoding peptidylprolyl isomerase — translation MPRAAARHILVKTKSEAEKLKQQLANGADFGTLAKKHSLCASAKQGGDLGEFNPGQMVKAFDNVVFKKPILTVHGPIKTQFGFHLIETIYRD, via the coding sequence ATGCCAAGAGCCGCCGCGCGCCATATTTTGGTAAAAACCAAAAGTGAAGCAGAAAAATTAAAACAGCAACTTGCCAATGGCGCAGACTTTGGCACCCTTGCAAAAAAGCACTCTCTGTGCGCTTCCGCCAAGCAAGGTGGCGACCTAGGCGAGTTCAACCCTGGGCAAATGGTTAAAGCATTCGATAATGTGGTATTCAAAAAGCCGATTCTTACTGTTCACGGCCCCATCAAAACGCAATTTGGCTTTCATTTAATAGAAACCATTTACCGAGACTAG
- a CDS encoding ROK family protein, translating into MKNLFGAIEAGGTKFVCAVGSGPDDLTEVRFPTTTPQETLGKALAFFAPYKGQLKSIGIGSFGPVDLQRNSPTYGFVTSTPKPGWADTEFAGVFARLFDLPVGFDTDVNGAALGEQRWGAAQGLDNFIYITMGTGIGGGVVAGGKLIHGLVHPELGHMFVPKQPDDTFAGQCPYHGDKCFEGVAAGPAIGARWGTPAHELPADHPAWDLQARYVATALASLVCSFSPQRIILGGGVMGQAHMLNSVREKTVQVLNGYIQSPAILENINEYLVLPGLGDKAGILGAMVLAEQAFDNR; encoded by the coding sequence ATGAAAAACTTATTTGGTGCTATTGAAGCTGGCGGAACAAAATTTGTGTGTGCAGTAGGCTCCGGACCAGACGATCTAACTGAAGTGCGCTTTCCCACCACAACACCCCAAGAAACGCTAGGCAAGGCACTCGCTTTTTTTGCGCCATACAAAGGCCAGTTAAAATCCATTGGTATAGGTAGCTTTGGCCCAGTTGACTTACAACGCAATTCGCCAACCTATGGCTTTGTAACCAGCACACCTAAACCGGGCTGGGCAGATACTGAATTTGCGGGTGTATTTGCTCGCTTGTTTGATTTGCCGGTAGGTTTTGATACCGACGTAAACGGTGCAGCCTTGGGTGAGCAGCGGTGGGGCGCAGCGCAGGGGTTAGATAATTTTATTTACATTACTATGGGCACAGGCATTGGTGGTGGTGTAGTAGCCGGTGGTAAATTAATTCACGGTTTAGTGCACCCAGAACTCGGCCATATGTTTGTACCCAAGCAGCCAGACGATACCTTTGCCGGGCAATGCCCATACCACGGTGATAAATGCTTCGAAGGGGTAGCTGCAGGGCCAGCTATTGGCGCGCGCTGGGGCACACCTGCACACGAGTTACCCGCAGATCACCCAGCGTGGGATCTTCAAGCGCGCTATGTTGCTACAGCACTGGCGAGCCTTGTTTGCAGCTTTTCGCCGCAGCGTATAATTTTGGGCGGCGGCGTAATGGGGCAAGCCCATATGTTAAATAGTGTGCGCGAAAAAACAGTACAAGTGCTTAACGGCTATATTCAAAGCCCTGCAATTTTAGAAAATATAAATGAATATTTAGTGTTGCCTGGCCTAGGTGATAAAGCGGGCATTCTAGGTGCAATGGTGTTAGCGGAGCAGGCTTTCGATAATCGCTAG
- a CDS encoding TonB-dependent receptor plug domain-containing protein has product MVLTPFLSRIAFFTLVALSTCAAAGAQNTQGNKSQPEQDDSDIALLWNMPLADLLQVRVTVASGNPESITEAAGTVTSYAAQDINKLGLNTLAQLASLTPGYSTYSNIGEHTLETRGQKAGGFDNNRHLLLIDGIPANHIRAYTAQVDHNLPLHFADQVDFLRGPASALYGVSAFYGVISINPALSNRRSSQPGTAVQVQASDNTSSIKFNRFINTDTAQGLISASHYQQQASLEPVASNPSQLNFDNQTSEFAFSKWQWDKGALTGLTAGAMYSSKKGGLGNFWADYSSDKNHITWKNFLAYAKYEKELSANLVSHSYIKYGYSSEDAEYYNATESERSAYSYPFHNYQAQTELHWHLEGAQHITAGINLDSRYGEAEDVEVAGVSRVTPKTPTVLTQSFYVQYKNEFDVLDGSLLTLGARLDNGSADSESYQQVSPRIAFVQKFNRWLSVKTLYAEALRGPSVKELGVNNEVRIEQPSVELQDLKPETIRSVELAPYIELNNWLMGLTFYSNKTSRYLARDWSQFGEYINIEQGFTSTGIELELNYAINKNVKLFANASSSKTEDNSGNAFLDVPRKKINLGWMWSMLGSAPINGAVTYTSVYDYANNLTNTNANNSAASLVNVNIAYPMNRHMQVGLNVTNVFDDRAYWLLNGEANVQMPAREARLDLTFSF; this is encoded by the coding sequence ATGGTTCTAACCCCGTTTTTGTCCCGTATAGCATTTTTTACACTTGTAGCTTTGTCTACTTGTGCTGCTGCGGGTGCACAGAATACGCAGGGTAATAAATCGCAGCCCGAGCAGGATGATAGTGACATAGCCCTACTATGGAATATGCCGTTGGCCGACCTGTTACAGGTGCGTGTTACGGTAGCGAGTGGTAACCCCGAATCGATTACTGAAGCGGCTGGCACGGTCACTTCTTATGCCGCGCAAGATATCAATAAGCTGGGCTTGAATACACTTGCACAACTTGCCTCGCTAACCCCCGGGTATTCAACTTATTCTAATATTGGTGAACACACGCTCGAAACGCGCGGTCAAAAGGCGGGCGGGTTCGATAACAATCGCCACTTATTGCTTATAGATGGCATACCGGCCAATCATATTCGAGCGTACACTGCGCAAGTTGATCATAATTTGCCTTTACACTTTGCCGACCAAGTTGATTTTTTACGCGGCCCAGCATCGGCATTGTATGGTGTAAGCGCTTTTTATGGTGTCATTAGCATTAACCCTGCCCTGAGCAACCGCCGCTCTAGCCAGCCTGGCACAGCCGTTCAAGTACAAGCTAGCGATAACACTAGCAGTATTAAGTTCAACCGGTTTATTAATACAGATACCGCACAGGGGCTAATAAGCGCAAGCCACTACCAGCAGCAAGCAAGCTTAGAACCCGTTGCATCAAACCCTTCGCAATTAAACTTCGACAATCAAACAAGCGAGTTTGCCTTTAGTAAATGGCAGTGGGATAAAGGCGCGCTAACCGGTTTAACCGCAGGGGCTATGTACTCGTCTAAAAAAGGCGGGTTAGGTAACTTCTGGGCCGATTACTCTAGCGATAAAAATCACATTACGTGGAAGAACTTTCTGGCATATGCAAAATACGAAAAAGAGCTTTCAGCGAATTTAGTCTCCCACTCCTATATTAAGTACGGTTACTCATCGGAAGATGCGGAATACTACAATGCGACAGAAAGTGAACGCAGCGCTTACAGTTATCCATTTCATAATTATCAGGCCCAAACAGAGCTGCACTGGCATTTAGAAGGTGCGCAACACATTACAGCGGGTATTAATTTAGATAGCCGCTATGGCGAAGCCGAAGACGTTGAAGTGGCGGGTGTCTCTCGCGTTACGCCCAAAACACCCACGGTGCTTACACAATCTTTTTATGTGCAGTATAAAAATGAATTTGATGTATTGGATGGCTCGTTGCTTACCTTGGGGGCACGCTTAGATAATGGCAGTGCCGACAGCGAAAGCTATCAACAGGTATCTCCTCGTATTGCTTTTGTGCAAAAGTTTAACCGCTGGTTAAGTGTAAAAACCTTATATGCAGAGGCCTTGCGTGGCCCGTCGGTAAAAGAGCTGGGGGTGAACAACGAGGTGCGCATTGAACAACCCAGTGTAGAGCTACAAGATTTAAAACCAGAAACCATTCGCAGCGTAGAGTTAGCACCCTACATAGAATTAAATAATTGGTTGATGGGGCTTACTTTTTATTCCAACAAAACGTCACGCTATTTAGCACGGGATTGGTCGCAGTTTGGCGAATACATAAATATTGAGCAGGGTTTTACCAGTACAGGTATAGAGCTTGAGTTAAATTATGCCATTAATAAAAATGTAAAACTGTTCGCGAATGCTTCTTCGTCAAAAACAGAAGATAATAGCGGTAATGCCTTTTTGGATGTGCCCCGCAAAAAAATAAACCTTGGTTGGATGTGGTCAATGCTAGGTAGTGCCCCCATTAATGGCGCTGTTACCTACACATCGGTTTACGACTATGCAAATAACCTAACTAATACAAACGCGAACAATAGCGCGGCTTCGCTGGTAAATGTAAATATTGCCTACCCAATGAATCGCCATATGCAAGTGGGGTTAAATGTAACCAATGTATTTGACGATCGTGCTTATTGGCTGTTAAACGGTGAAGCCAATGTGCAAATGCCAGCAAGAGAAGCGCGACTAGATTTAACTTTTTCTTTTTAA
- a CDS encoding LysE family translocator: MTTANIIALLGAMFVLAAIPGTGVLIVVAQVLASGFKRGGWTVLGIVFGDYVYIVAAVYGLAAAAHWLGDLFDWARYFAIGYLFFIGLSLILRKPKPMHIQAAQSSGAIHNATVGFVTTLANPKAILFYLGFLPAFHDMSTITFQDTLIVMLLATVSVGGVMLLYALAAAAVRTQLNKPSVLRKMNIGAGALILITGVMLVIQNA; encoded by the coding sequence GTGACTACAGCCAATATTATTGCGCTACTTGGCGCTATGTTTGTGTTAGCGGCTATTCCCGGTACCGGTGTGCTTATTGTTGTGGCGCAGGTGTTAGCTTCGGGGTTTAAGCGGGGTGGCTGGACTGTGCTGGGCATCGTATTTGGGGATTATGTATATATTGTGGCCGCCGTGTATGGGCTGGCGGCAGCGGCGCACTGGCTTGGGGATTTGTTTGATTGGGCGCGTTATTTTGCTATTGGCTATTTGTTCTTTATTGGCTTGAGCTTAATATTGCGCAAACCCAAGCCAATGCATATTCAAGCTGCACAATCTTCGGGGGCGATCCACAATGCGACAGTTGGGTTTGTAACGACACTGGCTAATCCTAAAGCAATACTGTTTTACCTAGGCTTTTTGCCCGCATTTCACGATATGAGCACCATCACCTTCCAAGACACGCTTATTGTTATGCTGTTAGCAACGGTGAGCGTAGGGGGTGTAATGCTACTGTATGCTCTTGCAGCAGCTGCAGTGCGCACCCAGTTAAATAAGCCAAGTGTACTGCGCAAAATGAATATAGGTGCAGGGGCATTAATTTTAATAACCGGCGTGATGTTGGTGATACAAAATGCATAG
- a CDS encoding helix-turn-helix domain-containing protein produces the protein MADFVCTVPQSFSRFFKGATGRTFVSFVNELRIEEACKQLASTTNDIIDIAYECGYGNLSNFNRRFSQIQKCTPCEYRKKHLQRRA, from the coding sequence GTGGCAGATTTTGTATGCACAGTACCGCAAAGCTTTAGCCGCTTTTTTAAAGGCGCCACCGGGCGTACGTTTGTTTCTTTTGTGAATGAATTGCGTATAGAAGAAGCCTGCAAACAGCTCGCCTCTACCACTAACGACATAATTGATATTGCCTACGAGTGCGGCTACGGCAATCTATCTAATTTCAACCGGCGTTTTAGCCAAATTCAAAAATGTACACCCTGTGAGTACCGCAAAAAACACCTACAACGCCGCGCTTAG
- a CDS encoding GntR family transcriptional regulator: MFDQNKIVTIKDQIADQMRSDIIAGELAPNTKLNEQSLSKRFGVSRGPIRDVLLQLTKEGLLVSKNNCGVSVNSVLDPAMQTLMIRIRREIETHAISSLKGKLDDADFDALDSILNRLKDAFKQEDFIEVTKADIDFHRYLVYKAGGQELVNLWHPIVLRMRMNYKRITNPKACVDEHKAIANALKEDNIKAAKEALLANIR, from the coding sequence ATGTTTGATCAAAACAAAATTGTTACTATAAAAGACCAAATTGCCGACCAAATGCGGTCGGATATTATTGCGGGCGAGCTTGCCCCAAATACTAAATTAAACGAGCAGTCGCTTTCTAAACGCTTTGGGGTATCGCGCGGCCCTATCCGTGACGTTTTATTACAATTAACCAAAGAAGGCTTGCTTGTTTCTAAAAACAATTGCGGTGTATCGGTTAATAGCGTACTCGACCCCGCTATGCAAACCCTTATGATTCGTATACGAAGGGAAATAGAAACCCACGCCATTAGCAGTTTAAAAGGCAAGCTAGACGATGCCGACTTTGATGCACTCGACTCCATCCTCAATCGCCTTAAAGATGCTTTTAAGCAAGAAGATTTTATTGAGGTAACCAAGGCTGATATCGATTTCCATCGCTACTTGGTGTACAAAGCGGGCGGGCAAGAATTAGTAAACCTATGGCACCCAATCGTGCTGCGCATGCGAATGAACTATAAGCGTATAACTAACCCTAAAGCGTGTGTTGATGAGCACAAAGCTATTGCTAACGCGTTAAAAGAAGACAATATTAAAGCTGCAAAAGAAGCTCTATTAGCCAATATACGCTAA
- a CDS encoding beta-galactosidase, with product MKINISFIPLFVISASIFIGACNSSKLESGVDSNNISPVMLFDFENDQVPSNIHFLNARASIETYTGINGEPSKGLKLAMQSKQHSYTGLAIVPEQPWDWSEFTSASLYFDIVSVGDHSTQFYLDVTDQNGAVFTRSIDIPVGKMQSYYAKLSGHDLEVPDSGDVNDLNLASGLRSNPPTWTSDDRQFVWMWGVKNLDLSGIAKISLSVQSAMHDKTVIIDNIRIQPNPPQDENFLVGLVDEFGQNAKVDYKGKIHSLEELHAARDVELAELDGKPMPSRSKFGGWLAGPKLKATGYFRTEKINGKWMLVDPEGYPYFATGLDIIRLSNSSTMTGYDYDQATVAQRSADDVTPEDSKGLMAVSEKSFATRHLASPTRAAMFNWLPDYDHPLANHYNYRRSAHSGPLKRGEAYSFYSANLERKYGETYPGSYLDKWREVTVDRMLNWGFTSLGNWTDPAYYDNNRIPFFANGWVIGDFKTVSSGADFWGAMPDVFDPEFKVRAMETARVVSEEIKNSPWCVGVFIDNEKSFGRPDSDKAQYGIPIHTLGRPSEGVPTRQAFSKLLKAKYKTIAALNNAWGLKLSSWAEFDLGVDVKALPVTDTLRADYSMLLSAYADQYFKVVHGAVEHYMPNHLYLGARFPDWGMPMEVVKAAAKYADVVSYNSYKEGLPKQKWAFLAELDKPSIIGEFHIGAMDHGSYHPGLIHAASQADRGEMYKDYMQSVIDNPYFVGAHWFQYMDSPLTGRAYDGENYNVGFVDVTDTPYQEMVDAAKEVNAKIYTERLGSK from the coding sequence GTGAAAATAAATATCTCTTTTATCCCACTTTTTGTTATTTCCGCTTCAATTTTTATTGGCGCGTGTAATTCAAGTAAGCTTGAATCGGGTGTAGACTCAAATAATATTTCGCCCGTTATGTTATTCGATTTTGAAAACGATCAAGTCCCTTCAAATATTCATTTTTTAAATGCGCGTGCAAGTATAGAAACCTATACCGGTATAAATGGCGAGCCGAGTAAAGGGTTAAAGTTGGCGATGCAGTCCAAGCAGCACAGTTATACTGGCCTTGCCATTGTGCCAGAGCAGCCTTGGGATTGGAGCGAGTTTACCTCTGCTAGCTTGTATTTCGATATAGTCAGTGTTGGCGATCATTCCACACAATTTTATTTAGATGTTACCGACCAAAATGGCGCCGTGTTTACCCGCAGTATTGATATTCCAGTGGGTAAAATGCAATCGTACTACGCCAAGTTAAGCGGTCACGATTTAGAAGTGCCCGATAGTGGAGACGTTAACGATTTAAACCTCGCCTCTGGCTTGCGTTCTAACCCGCCTACATGGACATCTGACGATAGGCAGTTTGTTTGGATGTGGGGAGTGAAAAATTTAGATTTGTCGGGCATTGCTAAAATATCGCTAAGTGTGCAAAGCGCAATGCACGATAAAACAGTTATTATCGATAATATTCGTATTCAACCCAACCCGCCGCAAGATGAAAACTTCCTTGTCGGTTTGGTAGACGAGTTTGGCCAAAACGCCAAAGTTGATTACAAGGGTAAAATCCATAGTTTAGAAGAATTGCATGCAGCGCGCGATGTGGAACTGGCCGAGCTTGATGGCAAGCCAATGCCTAGTCGCTCTAAGTTTGGCGGTTGGTTGGCCGGCCCCAAGCTAAAAGCTACAGGGTACTTTCGCACAGAAAAAATTAACGGTAAATGGATGCTAGTAGACCCAGAAGGGTACCCTTACTTTGCTACGGGTTTAGACATTATTCGCCTATCTAATTCATCTACCATGACTGGTTACGATTACGATCAAGCTACTGTTGCTCAGCGCTCTGCCGACGATGTAACACCTGAAGACTCAAAAGGTTTAATGGCAGTGAGCGAAAAATCATTTGCTACGCGCCACCTAGCATCGCCAACACGAGCGGCAATGTTTAACTGGTTGCCAGATTACGATCACCCTCTCGCAAATCATTATAACTACCGTCGCTCTGCGCATTCCGGCCCACTGAAACGCGGTGAAGCCTACAGCTTCTACAGTGCCAACCTTGAGCGTAAATACGGTGAAACTTACCCCGGTTCTTACTTGGATAAGTGGCGCGAAGTAACGGTAGACAGAATGCTAAACTGGGGCTTTACCTCGCTAGGCAACTGGACTGACCCAGCATATTACGACAACAATCGCATACCGTTTTTCGCGAATGGTTGGGTAATAGGGGATTTTAAAACCGTATCTAGCGGTGCGGATTTTTGGGGCGCAATGCCAGATGTATTCGACCCAGAATTTAAAGTGCGCGCTATGGAAACGGCACGCGTGGTTTCAGAAGAAATTAAAAATAGCCCTTGGTGCGTAGGGGTATTTATCGATAACGAAAAAAGCTTCGGTCGCCCCGATTCCGATAAGGCGCAATACGGTATTCCCATTCATACCCTCGGTCGCCCAAGCGAAGGTGTGCCTACTAGGCAGGCGTTTAGTAAGCTGCTTAAAGCCAAATACAAAACTATAGCCGCGTTAAACAATGCCTGGGGGTTAAAGCTTAGTTCTTGGGCTGAGTTTGATTTGGGCGTAGATGTAAAAGCGCTGCCGGTAACCGATACTCTGCGCGCAGATTACTCAATGTTACTTTCGGCCTATGCGGACCAATATTTTAAGGTGGTACACGGCGCGGTTGAACATTACATGCCGAACCACTTGTATTTAGGCGCACGCTTTCCTGATTGGGGAATGCCAATGGAGGTAGTGAAAGCTGCCGCAAAATACGCCGATGTGGTTAGCTATAATTCCTACAAAGAGGGCTTGCCTAAGCAGAAGTGGGCTTTTTTAGCAGAGCTAGATAAGCCGAGTATAATCGGTGAGTTTCACATAGGTGCTATGGATCACGGTTCGTATCACCCCGGTTTAATTCACGCTGCGTCGCAGGCCGATAGAGGTGAAATGTACAAAGATTATATGCAATCGGTAATTGATAACCCCTACTTCGTAGGCGCGCACTGGTTCCAGTATATGGATTCGCCATTAACGGGCAGAGCTTATGATGGTGAAAACTACAATGTGGGTTTTGTGGATGTTACCGACACGCCGTACCAAGAAATGGTGGATGCAGCAAAAGAAGTAAATGCGAAAATATACACCGAAAGGCTAGGCAGCAAATAA